One Citricoccus sp. K5 DNA window includes the following coding sequences:
- a CDS encoding Na+/H+ antiporter family protein, with amino-acid sequence MLLNPVVVSVVVLAALSLARVNVIVALLIAALVAGLMSGLSVEDTMSTLVGGLGGQGETALSYILLGILSVMVARSGITEKLIRWILPRIQGKRAMTLFGIAGLACFSQNLVPVHIAFIPILIPPLLTVFNRMKIDRRAVATALTFGLKAPYMLIPLGFGLIFQNIIVGEMAAYGMTIELAQIPLAMAIPVATMVVGLVIAILVTYRRPREYRDAAPDLGVAAFGTNGASGSDTGWTRQHIVVLIALAVTLVLQLVFGSLVIAALGGVLIIFIFRGERWRASDELAHGGVTMMGTIAFIMLVASGYASVLTETGSVESLVASATAWIGDSQLLAAVVMMTVGLLVTIGIGSSFGTIPILAAIFVPLCAAVGFTPLATAALVGAAGAIGDAGSPASDSTLGPTSGLNVDGQHHHIWDTCVPTFVHFNIPLFFGGIIAAMVL; translated from the coding sequence GTGCTCCTGAATCCCGTCGTCGTCTCCGTCGTGGTCCTAGCGGCCCTGAGCCTGGCCCGGGTGAACGTGATCGTCGCCCTGCTCATCGCGGCACTGGTGGCCGGGCTGATGTCCGGACTGAGCGTGGAGGACACCATGTCCACGCTCGTCGGCGGGCTGGGCGGCCAGGGGGAGACGGCGTTGAGCTACATCCTGCTCGGCATCCTCTCGGTCATGGTGGCCCGCTCCGGCATCACGGAGAAGCTCATCCGCTGGATCCTGCCGCGGATTCAGGGCAAGCGGGCCATGACCCTGTTCGGGATCGCCGGACTGGCCTGCTTCTCCCAGAACCTCGTTCCGGTCCACATCGCCTTCATCCCCATCCTCATCCCGCCGCTGCTGACGGTGTTCAACCGGATGAAGATCGACCGCCGGGCCGTGGCCACCGCCCTGACCTTCGGACTCAAGGCGCCCTACATGCTGATCCCGCTCGGGTTCGGGCTGATCTTCCAGAACATCATCGTGGGGGAGATGGCCGCCTACGGCATGACGATCGAGCTGGCCCAGATCCCGCTGGCCATGGCCATCCCCGTGGCCACCATGGTGGTCGGCCTCGTCATCGCGATCCTGGTGACCTACCGGCGTCCGCGCGAGTACCGGGACGCCGCGCCGGACCTCGGGGTCGCGGCCTTCGGCACGAACGGCGCCTCTGGATCGGACACGGGGTGGACGCGCCAGCACATCGTCGTACTGATCGCGCTCGCGGTCACCCTCGTGCTCCAACTGGTGTTCGGCTCTCTCGTCATCGCCGCACTGGGCGGGGTGCTCATCATCTTCATCTTCCGCGGGGAGAGGTGGCGGGCCTCGGATGAGCTGGCCCACGGCGGCGTGACGATGATGGGCACCATCGCCTTCATCATGCTGGTGGCCTCCGGCTACGCCTCCGTGCTCACGGAGACCGGCTCCGTGGAATCACTCGTCGCCTCGGCCACGGCGTGGATCGGGGACAGCCAGCTGCTGGCTGCCGTGGTGATGATGACGGTGGGCCTGCTCGTGACGATCGGCATCGGTTCGTCCTTCGGCACCATCCCGATCCTGGCCGCGATCTTCGTGCCGCTGTGCGCCGCCGTCGGGTTCACCCCGTTGGCCACCGCGGCCTTGGTGGGCGCGGCCGGAGCCATCGGCGACGCCGGCTCGCCCGCCTCGGACTCGACGCTCGGCCCCACCTCGGGACTGAACGTGGACGGCCAGCACCACCACATCTGGGACACGTGCGTGCCCACCTTCGTGCACTTCAACATCCCACTGTTCTTCGGCGGGATCATCGCCGCGATGGTGCTGTAG
- a CDS encoding alpha/beta hydrolase, whose translation MSTLESPDTIVLVHGLWVTPRSWEGWKARYESAGYSVITPAYPGFEIEVEALREHPEIIADLTVPETLEHLSSVIEALPKPPVIMGHSFGGLLTQMLLARGLGAAGAAINSAPTEGVRVTPLSQARSLFPALKNPANFRKAVGFTPEEWHYAFTNTLNREDSDAAYDRYAIAAPGNWVWAYGLLANFQPGHQATWVDYSVDRAPLLFIGGSKDHIMPPSVNRSNAKHWGKSPALTEYHEFDGRGHWTCAEPGWEEVADYALTWTLEHARTGMGRAMA comes from the coding sequence ATGAGCACCCTTGAATCACCCGACACGATCGTCCTCGTGCACGGCCTGTGGGTCACCCCCCGCAGCTGGGAGGGCTGGAAGGCCCGCTACGAGTCTGCGGGCTATAGCGTCATCACCCCGGCATACCCGGGGTTCGAGATCGAGGTCGAGGCACTCCGCGAGCATCCCGAGATCATCGCCGACCTCACCGTCCCCGAGACCCTGGAGCACCTCAGCAGTGTCATCGAGGCGCTGCCGAAGCCCCCTGTCATCATGGGCCACTCCTTCGGGGGGCTGCTCACACAGATGCTCCTGGCCCGTGGGTTGGGGGCGGCCGGGGCCGCCATCAACTCTGCCCCCACCGAGGGCGTCCGCGTCACTCCGCTCTCCCAGGCACGGTCGCTGTTCCCGGCGCTGAAGAACCCGGCCAACTTTCGCAAGGCGGTCGGGTTCACCCCTGAGGAGTGGCACTATGCGTTCACCAACACCCTCAACCGGGAGGACTCAGACGCCGCGTACGATCGCTACGCGATCGCTGCACCCGGCAATTGGGTCTGGGCCTACGGTCTGCTGGCGAACTTCCAGCCCGGTCACCAGGCAACGTGGGTCGACTACTCCGTTGACCGGGCCCCGCTGCTGTTCATCGGCGGGAGCAAGGATCACATCATGCCTCCCTCGGTCAACAGGTCCAACGCCAAACACTGGGGGAAGTCTCCGGCGCTCACCGAGTACCACGAGTTCGATGGCAGGGGCCACTGGACCTGTGCGGAGCCCGGCTGGGAAGAGGTCGCCGACTACGCGCTGACGTGGACACTCGAGCATGCGCGGACTGGTATGGGCCGGGCGATGGCCTGA
- the selA gene encoding L-seryl-tRNA(Sec) selenium transferase, with amino-acid sequence MTAVSPGRSEDPRRRIPRTDTLLALPEVVDARSRLSEAVLRSLITQAQSRARSGEITPEDVPPAVRAAVASRTATTLRPVLNATGVVVHTNLGRAPLPPAAVEALVASSGYVDVELDLMSGQRAKRGTGTRQALLAAVPAAVHKAIPEGLDALVVNNGAAALVLATTALAGTGELIVSRGELVEIGAGFRLPDLIASTGTRLREVGTTNRTHRADYADAIGPQTTGLLKVHPSNFRVDGFTSSVSIEELRSLIDEAAAEGADGRSLPLIVDIGSGLFSPDPLLPDEPDLAGALTAGADVVIASGDKLLGGPQAGILLGRSRTIQRLATHPLARAVRADKLTLAALEATLTGGPSPVTRSLHADPARLRERADRLAAAVDAPVVAHEGRVGGGGAPGVPLAGWAVRLPEDLAPLLRTGEPAVLPRVHDGACLVDLRCIPEPDDGRLAGAVRAAQALLASTGTSTSSRGSAGDHPDQPLGPGR; translated from the coding sequence GTGACCGCTGTATCACCGGGGCGCTCGGAGGATCCCCGGCGCCGGATCCCGCGAACGGACACCCTGCTGGCCCTGCCGGAGGTCGTCGACGCGCGGTCCCGCCTCAGCGAGGCGGTTCTCCGGTCGCTGATCACGCAGGCCCAGTCCCGCGCCCGGAGCGGAGAGATCACCCCAGAGGACGTGCCACCGGCCGTCCGCGCCGCCGTCGCCTCCCGGACCGCCACCACCCTCCGGCCGGTCCTCAACGCGACCGGTGTGGTGGTCCACACGAACCTGGGCCGGGCCCCGCTGCCGCCCGCCGCCGTGGAGGCCCTCGTCGCCTCCAGCGGCTACGTGGACGTCGAACTGGATCTCATGAGCGGGCAGCGCGCGAAACGTGGCACCGGCACCCGGCAGGCCCTGCTCGCCGCAGTCCCCGCTGCCGTGCACAAGGCCATCCCGGAAGGCCTGGACGCCCTCGTGGTCAACAACGGGGCCGCGGCCCTCGTCCTGGCCACCACGGCCCTCGCCGGGACCGGGGAGCTCATCGTCAGCCGCGGCGAACTCGTGGAGATCGGTGCCGGATTCCGCCTGCCTGATCTCATCGCCTCTACCGGGACCCGGCTACGCGAGGTCGGCACCACCAACCGCACCCACCGGGCCGACTATGCCGACGCCATCGGCCCGCAGACCACCGGGCTGCTCAAGGTCCACCCCAGTAACTTCCGCGTCGACGGCTTCACCTCCTCCGTCTCGATCGAGGAACTGCGCTCGCTGATTGACGAGGCGGCGGCCGAGGGCGCCGACGGCCGGTCGTTGCCACTCATCGTGGACATCGGCAGCGGCCTCTTCTCACCGGACCCCCTGTTGCCGGACGAACCGGACCTGGCCGGAGCCCTGACCGCAGGCGCCGACGTCGTGATCGCCAGCGGGGACAAACTGCTCGGCGGGCCGCAGGCCGGGATCCTGCTGGGCCGCAGCCGCACCATCCAGCGGCTGGCCACGCACCCGCTCGCCCGCGCCGTGCGGGCGGACAAGCTGACCCTGGCCGCGTTGGAGGCCACCCTCACCGGCGGGCCCAGCCCGGTCACCCGATCCCTGCACGCGGACCCCGCGCGCCTGCGCGAGCGCGCGGACCGGCTCGCTGCCGCTGTCGACGCACCGGTGGTGGCGCACGAGGGCCGCGTCGGGGGAGGGGGCGCCCCGGGCGTTCCCCTGGCCGGGTGGGCGGTCCGTCTTCCCGAGGACCTGGCACCGCTGCTGCGCACCGGGGAACCCGCCGTGCTGCCCCGTGTCCATGACGGCGCGTGCCTGGTGGACCTGCGCTGCATCCCCGAGCCCGACGACGGCCGGCTGGCCGGCGCGGTCCGCGCCGCCCAGGCACTCCTCGCCAGCACCGGCACCAGCACCAGTAGTCGTGGCAGCGCCGGCGATCATCCCGACCAGCCGCTCGGACCCGGGCGCTGA
- the selB gene encoding selenocysteine-specific translation elongation factor yields MYVVATAGHVDHGKSTLVRALTGMEPDRWAEEKRRGLTIDLGFAWTPLPSGEDVAFVDVPGHERFLGNMLAGLGPVPAVCFIVAADEGWQAQSADHRDAIAALGIEHGLIVITKADRAPERVDAVLAQTRAELAGTALAGVPAVVVSAVTGAGLEDLRHQLGRVLAALPAPAVAGRVRFWVDRSFTVKGSGAVVTGTLTAGTLAENDRLEVLGADSPRAVSVRALHSRNRPHPSIGPTQRVAVNLRGTTAEESHRGDALVTPGAWPVAGVVDIRRTTGADLTEAPGQLLVHIGTATVPAHVRPFNAGHARLVFERNLPLVPGDRLVLRDPGSRAVFGGAQVLDVDPPELTRRGAGTRHAAYLETVPDGGDARLEVVRRGAVRVGFLQRLGLVGPEAGASGEENGNPANVRVFGDWWVHAPVMDRWAARLRDAVESLAGSDPLAAGLSRGAAAALLEVDWDDTLLNAVVAEAGMEQQGGYIRLPGHGAVLGPAEQAIATLEHRLLAQPFDAPEGDDLTALDLGAKVLAAAERAGRILRLDGSVVLLPTAPALAMRELARLEQPFTTSQARQALGTSRRVAVPLLEHLDSRGWTRRVDGSHREIVR; encoded by the coding sequence ATGTACGTCGTCGCCACCGCCGGGCACGTGGACCACGGAAAGTCCACCCTCGTCCGCGCCCTGACCGGCATGGAACCCGACCGCTGGGCCGAGGAGAAGCGCCGGGGGCTGACCATCGACCTCGGATTCGCCTGGACCCCCCTGCCCTCCGGTGAGGACGTGGCCTTCGTGGACGTCCCCGGCCACGAGCGGTTCCTCGGCAACATGCTCGCCGGCCTCGGCCCGGTCCCGGCCGTCTGCTTCATCGTCGCGGCGGACGAGGGCTGGCAGGCACAGTCCGCTGACCACCGGGACGCCATCGCCGCCCTCGGGATCGAGCACGGACTCATCGTGATCACCAAGGCGGACCGTGCCCCGGAGCGGGTGGACGCCGTGCTGGCACAGACCCGTGCCGAACTCGCCGGAACCGCGTTGGCCGGGGTACCGGCCGTCGTCGTGTCCGCCGTCACCGGTGCGGGCCTGGAGGACCTGCGGCACCAGCTGGGCCGCGTGCTGGCGGCCCTTCCCGCGCCCGCGGTGGCCGGACGTGTCCGGTTCTGGGTGGACCGCTCGTTCACCGTCAAGGGCTCCGGCGCGGTGGTGACCGGCACCCTGACGGCCGGGACCCTGGCCGAGAACGACCGGCTCGAGGTGCTCGGTGCCGACTCGCCGCGTGCCGTCTCGGTGCGTGCCCTGCACAGCCGCAATCGACCGCACCCATCGATCGGGCCCACCCAGCGCGTGGCCGTGAACCTGCGCGGAACCACCGCCGAGGAGTCCCACCGGGGGGATGCCCTGGTGACGCCCGGAGCCTGGCCGGTGGCCGGCGTCGTGGACATCCGGCGCACCACCGGCGCCGATCTCACGGAGGCGCCCGGGCAGTTGCTGGTGCACATCGGCACAGCGACGGTGCCCGCACACGTGCGGCCCTTCAACGCCGGGCACGCCCGGCTTGTGTTCGAGCGGAATCTGCCGCTGGTGCCGGGAGACCGGCTGGTGCTGCGTGACCCCGGCAGCCGTGCGGTGTTCGGTGGTGCCCAGGTGCTGGACGTGGACCCGCCGGAACTCACCCGGCGCGGGGCCGGTACCCGGCACGCGGCCTACCTGGAGACGGTGCCCGACGGCGGCGACGCCCGGCTCGAGGTCGTGCGGCGGGGTGCGGTGCGGGTGGGGTTCCTCCAACGACTCGGACTGGTGGGTCCGGAGGCGGGGGCGTCGGGTGAAGAGAACGGGAATCCGGCGAACGTCCGGGTGTTCGGCGACTGGTGGGTCCACGCCCCCGTGATGGACCGGTGGGCCGCACGACTGCGGGATGCCGTGGAGTCGTTGGCTGGCAGTGACCCTCTGGCCGCCGGATTGAGCCGGGGTGCGGCGGCCGCTCTGCTTGAGGTGGACTGGGACGACACCCTCCTGAACGCCGTCGTCGCTGAGGCAGGTATGGAACAGCAGGGTGGCTACATCCGCCTGCCCGGTCACGGCGCAGTGCTGGGACCGGCGGAACAGGCCATCGCCACCCTTGAACACCGCCTCCTGGCACAGCCCTTCGACGCCCCCGAGGGTGACGACCTCACTGCCCTGGACCTTGGCGCCAAAGTGCTGGCGGCCGCCGAACGAGCCGGCCGGATCCTGCGGCTGGACGGTTCAGTGGTGCTGCTGCCCACTGCCCCGGCCCTGGCGATGCGCGAACTGGCCCGGCTCGAGCAGCCCTTCACCACCAGCCAGGCCCGTCAGGCGCTGGGGACCTCCCGGCGGGTGGCGGTCCCGCTGCTCGAGCACCTCGACTCCCGCGGCTGGACCCGCCGGGTGGACGGCAGCCACCGTGAGATCGTCCGATAG
- a CDS encoding MFS transporter, with product MTTPTEDRTVSGPAASGPTPAGPDAPRLTKINGTIFAAAVAVLVAQLANALPGALNGTFQQYFGTVGSQLTWITAGFMIPVVVFELTFGMLGDRFGYRRLTIIGAVVLAIGSLVCALAPSVQMMWVGSAINGLGAGAMYPASLALVAAVTVTPQQRARAIAVWAGCLSAGGIVAPLLGGGFAQAGAWQWSYGVVVVLGLAVVATCLAFSAESTSQSGRRMDLWGQITFALGLILVLFGLVQGPESGWGTPSVMYSLVAGVILLAVFVVIETRVEHPLLKLSLFRNVNYSITSIIAVVGMFAFLGICFSFSMWLGPVQHQNPINIGLLFLLLQGPAFVLIPLISWLMTRVADRWILTAGLGLLALGGLLGATTLDATDHSMGQFLLPALFTGLGFAFTLSPMTALAINTVPRELAGMASATTNLLRDLGFALGPVLVGAVALSGAAGQLGASLATSTLPADQLGPAQGIFEAGGPFALNSIPADAPGGAAAELALQALGSGFGTAFLVCALAAAASALLVLFGLRSAPEPVAEQELLTEPLPGAVTARPEGASAR from the coding sequence ATGACCACCCCCACCGAGGATCGGACCGTGTCCGGTCCTGCCGCATCCGGTCCAACCCCTGCCGGACCGGATGCACCTCGCCTGACGAAGATCAACGGAACGATCTTCGCGGCCGCCGTCGCCGTCCTGGTCGCCCAGCTGGCCAACGCCCTGCCCGGCGCCCTCAACGGCACGTTCCAGCAGTACTTCGGCACGGTCGGATCCCAGCTGACCTGGATCACCGCCGGGTTCATGATCCCCGTGGTGGTCTTCGAGCTGACCTTCGGCATGCTCGGTGACCGGTTCGGCTACCGCCGCCTGACGATCATCGGCGCCGTGGTGCTCGCCATCGGCTCCCTCGTCTGCGCGCTCGCCCCGTCCGTCCAGATGATGTGGGTCGGATCGGCCATCAACGGCCTCGGCGCCGGGGCCATGTACCCGGCGTCGCTGGCCCTGGTCGCCGCCGTGACGGTCACCCCGCAGCAGCGGGCCCGGGCCATCGCCGTCTGGGCGGGCTGCCTGTCCGCCGGCGGCATCGTCGCCCCGCTGCTGGGAGGTGGGTTCGCGCAGGCCGGCGCCTGGCAGTGGTCCTACGGCGTCGTGGTCGTCCTGGGCCTCGCGGTGGTGGCGACGTGCCTGGCGTTCTCCGCCGAGTCGACCTCTCAGTCCGGGCGGCGCATGGACCTGTGGGGCCAGATCACCTTCGCGCTGGGCCTGATCCTGGTGCTGTTCGGCCTGGTCCAGGGGCCGGAGTCCGGCTGGGGCACCCCCTCGGTGATGTACAGCCTGGTGGCCGGTGTCATCCTGCTGGCCGTGTTCGTGGTCATCGAGACCCGCGTGGAGCACCCGCTGCTCAAGCTCTCCCTGTTCCGCAACGTGAACTACTCGATCACCTCGATCATCGCCGTGGTGGGCATGTTCGCCTTCCTGGGCATCTGCTTCTCCTTCTCCATGTGGCTGGGCCCGGTCCAGCACCAGAACCCGATCAACATCGGCCTGCTGTTCCTGCTGCTGCAGGGTCCCGCGTTCGTGCTGATCCCGCTCATCTCCTGGCTGATGACCCGCGTGGCGGACCGCTGGATCCTCACGGCCGGACTCGGCCTGCTGGCCCTGGGCGGCCTGCTCGGGGCCACCACCCTGGACGCCACCGACCACTCCATGGGGCAGTTCCTGCTGCCGGCCCTGTTCACCGGTCTCGGCTTCGCCTTCACCCTGAGCCCCATGACGGCGCTGGCCATCAACACGGTGCCCCGGGAGCTGGCCGGCATGGCCAGTGCCACCACCAACCTGCTGCGGGACCTCGGCTTCGCCCTGGGCCCGGTCCTGGTCGGTGCCGTGGCCCTGTCCGGCGCGGCCGGTCAGCTGGGTGCCTCCCTGGCCACCTCCACCCTGCCGGCGGACCAGTTGGGGCCCGCCCAGGGCATCTTCGAGGCAGGCGGACCGTTCGCCCTGAACTCCATCCCGGCGGACGCCCCCGGCGGCGCGGCCGCGGAACTGGCCCTGCAGGCGCTCGGCAGCGGCTTCGGCACGGCGTTCCTCGTGTGCGCCCTGGCCGCCGCGGCCTCGGCCCTGCTCGTGCTGTTCGGCCTGCGCAGCGCCCCGGAGCCTGTCGCCGAGCAGGAGTTGTTGACTGAGCCGCTGCCCGGAGCCGTGACGGCCCGGCCGGAGGGCGCCAGCGCCCGCTAG
- a CDS encoding TetR/AcrR family transcriptional regulator: protein MTRQLLLDAGVEVMTEKGYGPTTVDQIALAAGATRATFYLHFTSKAELVRFIVERADELLTSADRPPLPEMVASNDPATIRAFLGLKFDQWPEIKPYMMISLQAAAADPEIQSALDAWHDRAIGAMESGLDAADRFDPASRRIRCSIAFGQLIFMSQRWFRLGWTIDREELLEQMTASWTGLLCEAV from the coding sequence ATGACGCGTCAACTCCTACTGGACGCCGGTGTGGAGGTCATGACGGAGAAGGGCTACGGGCCCACCACGGTGGACCAGATCGCCCTGGCGGCCGGCGCCACGCGTGCCACGTTCTACCTGCATTTCACCTCCAAGGCCGAGCTCGTCCGCTTCATCGTGGAGCGTGCCGACGAGCTGCTCACGAGCGCCGACCGGCCGCCGCTGCCGGAGATGGTCGCCTCCAACGATCCGGCGACGATCCGGGCGTTCCTCGGACTCAAATTCGACCAGTGGCCGGAGATCAAGCCGTACATGATGATCTCGCTCCAGGCCGCCGCGGCCGACCCGGAGATCCAGTCGGCCCTGGACGCCTGGCATGACCGGGCCATCGGCGCCATGGAGTCGGGGCTCGATGCCGCCGACCGGTTCGACCCGGCCAGCCGCCGGATCCGCTGTTCGATCGCCTTCGGCCAGCTGATCTTCATGTCCCAGCGCTGGTTCCGCCTGGGCTGGACCATCGACCGGGAGGAACTCCTCGAGCAGATGACCGCTTCCTGGACCGGCCTGCTGTGTGAGGCCGTCTGA
- a CDS encoding MBL fold metallo-hydrolase, with product MSAPVAIHPLVSPWGRFGLYSFFIDAPEPAIVDTGITTSPAEGMAPELERLGRSIEEVRWILLTHGHIDHLGGAHALWELTGRKAKVVIHEADAPLLRSRRAHVDEYLAGRNRYLKNPAGEQQQLAATAHAISGEMEPHVLVRGGEVLDLGGVAVSVRHIPGHTPGSVAYVVEDQNAVFVGDAVQVHGAANHFPGYEDPAAYRSSLEYLKDEVRPQRLYLGHPYRSTAGVPFEIGMDADTARAALQESLEVEARVREAAVRALDAGPVESDSPYSPFASVAEDLGYTGDPALEPSPFFTTLGGYQRERGAGR from the coding sequence ATGTCCGCACCGGTTGCCATCCACCCGCTGGTCTCCCCCTGGGGCCGGTTCGGGCTCTACAGCTTCTTCATCGACGCCCCGGAGCCCGCCATCGTGGACACCGGCATCACCACCTCGCCGGCCGAGGGCATGGCGCCGGAGCTGGAGAGGCTGGGCCGGAGCATCGAGGAGGTGCGGTGGATCCTGCTGACCCACGGGCACATCGACCACCTGGGCGGGGCGCATGCGCTGTGGGAGCTGACCGGCCGGAAGGCGAAGGTCGTGATCCACGAGGCGGACGCCCCCCTGCTGCGCTCCCGGCGGGCGCACGTGGACGAGTACCTGGCGGGTCGGAACCGGTACCTGAAGAACCCCGCGGGCGAGCAGCAGCAGCTGGCGGCCACGGCGCACGCCATCTCCGGGGAGATGGAGCCGCACGTGCTGGTGCGTGGCGGCGAGGTGCTCGACCTCGGGGGCGTCGCCGTCTCCGTGCGCCACATCCCGGGCCATACGCCGGGTTCGGTGGCGTACGTGGTGGAGGACCAGAACGCCGTCTTCGTGGGCGACGCGGTCCAGGTCCACGGGGCCGCCAACCACTTCCCGGGATATGAGGACCCCGCCGCCTACCGGTCCTCCCTCGAATACCTGAAGGACGAGGTGCGTCCGCAGCGCCTGTATCTCGGCCACCCCTACCGCTCCACCGCGGGGGTCCCCTTCGAGATCGGCATGGACGCGGACACCGCTCGGGCGGCCCTGCAGGAGTCCCTCGAGGTCGAGGCGCGGGTCCGCGAGGCGGCCGTCAGGGCGCTCGACGCCGGCCCGGTCGAGTCCGATTCGCCGTACTCGCCGTTCGCCTCGGTCGCCGAGGACCTCGGCTACACCGGCGACCCGGCCCTGGAACCCTCGCCCTTCTTCACCACCCTCGGCGGCTACCAGCGGGAGCGGGGCGCCGGACGCTAG
- a CDS encoding CocE/NonD family hydrolase, which translates to MTENLTWNAGGTPITIRKDLQVPMRDGLELVADAYEGTEQKPRPALVALSPYGKELQALALTTPPQRRPSPMWDGCIEAGDIARIVNEDYVHVIGDLRGSGGSGGEHIGNYNAGGVSLGEDAYDFIEWVAAQPWCDGNVGMVGISYFGSMQVLAAAERPPSLKAIFVSGGHYDFYETTYHGGIMWFMPRAAREGRGGDSGWAFTDGVKSRMIEEFSPEELKAKVDERLADPDVAGWPNLVHVLNYPKNHEAWFDIVMNQFDGEWYEERNPNELADQIDIPVWLQLDQGRGWTLDSTIEVFDRVQGPKKLTIGSYPPMQSRPFVEEHDKMFRWYDYWLKGIDNGIMDEPAVDVFVEGSREVVTADQWPPKPVEHRPLYLRPRHKLSTERELMGTEYAHPDGFYQAPLTVTDDVQILSWSTPVFEEPVEMIGTGAAHLFAEIDQPDTNFILRLWDYAPTGKRQLITTGYLKASHRELDEARTSEGDPRHPHTRSVPVEPGTIEEYVIRLYPFAATFMPGHRLTAELSNAEPLADEHNSLLPPDAFHLPVGRPVTHKIYRDAEHPSRLVLPFTTQ; encoded by the coding sequence ATGACGGAGAACCTCACCTGGAACGCCGGCGGCACGCCGATCACCATCCGCAAGGACCTGCAGGTCCCCATGCGGGACGGGCTCGAGCTTGTGGCGGATGCCTACGAGGGAACCGAGCAGAAGCCGCGCCCGGCCCTGGTGGCCTTGAGCCCCTACGGCAAGGAGCTGCAGGCGCTGGCCCTGACCACCCCGCCCCAGCGGCGCCCCTCCCCGATGTGGGACGGCTGCATCGAGGCCGGTGACATCGCCCGGATCGTCAACGAGGACTACGTCCACGTGATCGGCGACCTGCGCGGATCCGGCGGCTCCGGCGGAGAGCACATCGGCAACTACAACGCCGGCGGGGTCTCCCTGGGCGAGGACGCCTACGACTTCATCGAGTGGGTGGCCGCGCAGCCCTGGTGTGACGGCAACGTGGGCATGGTCGGCATCTCCTACTTCGGCTCTATGCAGGTCCTGGCCGCGGCCGAGCGCCCGCCCTCGCTGAAGGCGATCTTCGTCTCCGGCGGTCACTACGACTTCTATGAGACCACGTACCACGGCGGCATCATGTGGTTCATGCCCCGGGCCGCCCGCGAGGGCCGGGGCGGCGACTCGGGCTGGGCCTTCACCGACGGCGTGAAGTCCCGCATGATCGAGGAGTTCAGCCCCGAGGAGCTGAAGGCCAAGGTGGATGAGCGGCTCGCGGACCCGGACGTGGCCGGCTGGCCGAACCTGGTCCACGTGCTGAACTACCCGAAGAACCACGAGGCCTGGTTCGACATCGTGATGAACCAGTTCGACGGCGAGTGGTACGAGGAGCGCAACCCCAACGAGCTTGCCGACCAGATCGACATCCCGGTCTGGCTGCAGCTGGATCAGGGCCGCGGGTGGACGCTGGACAGCACCATCGAGGTCTTCGACCGCGTGCAGGGCCCGAAGAAGCTGACCATCGGCTCCTACCCGCCCATGCAGTCGCGGCCTTTCGTGGAGGAGCACGACAAGATGTTCCGCTGGTACGACTACTGGCTCAAGGGCATCGACAACGGGATCATGGACGAGCCGGCCGTGGACGTGTTCGTGGAGGGCTCCCGCGAGGTCGTCACCGCCGACCAGTGGCCGCCCAAGCCGGTCGAGCACCGGCCGCTGTACCTGCGCCCGCGCCACAAGCTCTCCACCGAGCGGGAGCTGATGGGCACCGAGTACGCCCACCCGGACGGTTTCTACCAGGCCCCGCTGACCGTGACGGACGATGTCCAGATCCTCAGCTGGTCCACCCCGGTGTTCGAGGAGCCGGTCGAGATGATCGGCACAGGCGCCGCACACCTCTTCGCGGAGATCGACCAGCCGGACACCAACTTCATCCTGCGCCTGTGGGACTACGCTCCGACCGGCAAGCGCCAGCTGATCACCACCGGCTACCTCAAGGCCTCCCACCGCGAGCTGGACGAGGCACGGACCTCCGAGGGCGATCCGCGGCACCCGCACACGCGGTCCGTACCGGTGGAACCGGGAACGATCGAGGAGTACGTGATCCGTCTCTACCCGTTCGCGGCCACCTTCATGCCGGGCCACCGGCTCACGGCCGAACTGTCCAACGCGGAGCCCCTGGCGGATGAGCACAACTCATTGCTGCCCCCGGACGCCTTCCACCTGCCGGTGGGCCGGCCGGTGACGCACAAGATCTACCGGGATGCCGAGCACCCGTCCCGGCTGGTCCTGCCGTTCACCACCCAATAG